One Methanobacterium sp. genomic window, CCACTTCTTTCAGCTCTTTTTCAGGTTTTGAAGTTGTAATAAGACCATCAGCCCAAATTTCCATCCATTCTGCAGTTTCAGCAGATATTGCCGCACCTATTAAAAGTGGTGGCTTTTCTGGAAGGGTATAGAGTTTCGCTTCTTCAATTTTAACATGTCCATTAAATGTCACCCTTATTCCATTCCATAATTTCCTTATGATTTCAGCAGATTGTTTTAAACGCTGGTTTCTTTCTGCTTTTGAAGGCCATTTGTCTCCTGTAATCCCTTCATTTAATAACTGACCACTTCCAAGTGCAATCCAGAATCTATTTTCGTACATTTCGGTTAGGGTAGCAGCTGCTTGAGCTATAATTGCTGGATGGTATCTTTGCCCAGGAGCATTCACCACTCCAAAAGGTAAAGATGTGGCTTGTAGTGCAGATCCAATCCATGACCATGAAAATCCACTTTCGCCTTGAGCTTTTCCCCTGGGTGGAAATGATCAGAACACATTACTGTACTAAATCCATTTTTTCTGCTAACTGTACTAGTTCCAACAATTTACTGGTCTAAATTGTTCATGGGAAGCATGAAAAACCTAATTTCATTTTTTTATCCTCAGAGTTATTCAATTGATGATTTCCATAGTTTTTGAAGATCCTTAGGTAGGTTAT contains:
- a CDS encoding LLM class flavin-dependent oxidoreductase, whose protein sequence is MNAPGQRYHPAIIAQAAATLTEMYENRFWIALGSGQLLNEGITGDKWPSKAERNQRLKQSAEIIRKLWNGIRVTFNGHVKIEEAKLYTLPEKPPLLIGAAISAETAEWMEIWADGLITTSKPEKELKEV